The Candidatus Babeliales bacterium genomic sequence CCCTGCCAAGTTTGCCGGGCACAAGAAATAATCTTGCAGATCCATTTGTAATTTATTGTTATCAAACTTTCCAAATTCAAAAGCTGGACTAGCTTGTGATGGCATCATCAAAACATCAACTTTTGCAAAAGCTTTTGCAAAATCTTGACGAATTAGATCCTGTACCTTTTGCGCATTATGATAATATCTGCCTGCATATCCAGCAGATAGCACATAATTTCCAATAAGCATTCGGACTTTTACTTCTTTACCAAAACCTTCACTACGGCTGTTAATGTACAGTTCTTGTAAGTCTTTTGCATCCTTGCTGCGATATCCATAACGAACACCGTCAAAGCGCGCTAAGTTTGATGCAGCTTCAGCACGACTAATAATAAAATAAGTCGCTGCACTGTATTCAAGTGTTGGCAATTCAATTTCATGAACCGTTGCACCAGCAATTCTTAAAGTTTCAATTGCATCTTGTGTTAATTGTTTTACTTGAGGATCTAACCCTGGTGTTTCAAAAGCTGTTTTTACAATTCCGATGCGAAGATTTTTTGGCAACGTTCCATCAAGCTGCGTGGTGTAATCTTTTTTTGTAAGTTCTTTTAATGTTGAAGCATCTTTTGGATCATGACCCGCAATGGCTGAATAAACTAAAGCACTGTCATAAACAGTACGTGTTGCAATACCAACTTGATCAAGAGATGATGCATACGCAATCAATCCGTAACGAGAAACAGAACCATATGTTGGTTTAAAACCAACGATACCACAAAATGCTGCAGGATGACGAACTGATCCGCCCGTTTCACTTCCAAGTGCCCATGGAACCATCCCAGCCGCTACAGCTGCAATCGAACCACCACTTGATCCTCCTGGCACACAGCTTAAATTCCAAGGATTTTTCGTTTTGAAAAAAGCTGAAGTTTCTGTTGAACTTCCCATAGCAAATTCGTCTAGATTAGCTCGCCCTACGAGCAAAGCTCCTTCATTCTTTAAGCGCTCAATAACTGTTGCGTCGTATGTTGCACGATAATTTTCAAGCATTTTTGATGCACATGAAGTGATGCGACCTTGCTGACAAATATTATCTTTAATGATGCCGGGAATGCCGCTGAGAAGTCCACCTTGTTGCTGTTTTTCTAAGATCGATTTTTTATCGAAAATTTCAATTGCTGATTTTATTGAGTCATCATGTTGTTGAAATTTTTGCAGAAAAAATTCCAATAGTTCTGGTGATGAAAAACTTTTATTTTCTAAACCTTGTTTAAGTTCTTGAATCGTTGCAAACGATAGATCATTCACGGGAAAGCTCCTGTTTTAAAGGAATGATGAAATTTTTATTACTAAATCCCGGCGAAAGTCCGACGAAGCCTTGGCGAAGTCTGGAATCTAGTCCGGGATGACGAGATTTAAATTAATTATCTAAAAATTTAGGCACCACAAAGTAATTGTCTTCTTGCTGTGGAGCTTGCGCTAAAATGGGCGCAATGTCTGTTGGGATTACAACGTCTGCTCGATCGCAGTTAACATTTTTGCTTGATGGCATATCAACTTGCTGCTGTGCAATTTGCACAACGCGCTCAGCGTATGCTAAAACATCATTTAATTGCGCAATAATGCCGTCCAATTCATGTTCCTCAAAAGAAACTTTGGTTAACTCAGCTAATTTTCTTACTTCTTCTTTAGTTACTTTACTCATCGCAAACCACTTTCTCGTTTTGCTTTTTCCAATGTTTTTGTCTTAGTCTGAAAACGTACACAATGCTCATCAAACCATTTCCTATTAAAAATGCTGCATAGGTCACAAGCATTTTAGACACCAATGTTTTAAATGGAAACATGGCAATAATGTAGGTTGATGGAATGAAAAATCCAGCAATAATAGCTACCCTCGTGATCATCACTGTTTTAACATCACCTGCACCACGCAAAGCTGCTGATAAAATCAGCTGTAGCAAATCTATTAAAATAAGGATACTCAATGCTGGAAAAATCGTTGCTACCAAATGACCAAATTCGCGATTTCGATCAAATAAATTTACAAACACATACGGCCACATAGAGCCAACAATCACAATAATCCCTACAAATAAAACAGCCATAATCACAACTCTTTTAATATTTGCATGAATATCTTTCCATCTACCGCCACCCACATCGTTACTTACTAAAAATGTAATAACTTGTGCAAAAGCTATTGCTGGTAAAAAGGCAAAACGCTCCATAAGTTTAACACTTGAAAACGCTGCTCCAGCCATTGGACCCATGTGTGACATACATGATCCAAGCCATGCATAGGCAAATGCTATCGACACTTTATCGATAAGCACAGGTATTGAAAACATCAATAATTGTTTGATGCGACAAAATGAAATATTTTTCGTTAAAAAAGACAGGCCATATTTTTCATGATTTTTTGTATAGGCCAGATAGATAAACATAATTACTGACATAGAAAGATATTGAGCCAGTGACGCAACAGCAGAACCGAGCAAACACATTTGTGGAAAGCCGTATGCACCAAAAATTAAAAGATAATCAACCAACACAAATATCACGCTACCTATAGCAAATACGACCATCGGTACAAAGGTGTTTTTTATCGCTCGTAGAAAACCGACTAAGGCAAAATAAATAAACATAAAAAATATAGATGCTGATTTAATCTGCAAGTACGGAATACCCTGATCAATCATATCAGGAGAAAAATTGTTGAAATGGCATATAGCTGAAACCATAAAATACAAGGTGACTGAAACAAGAGCTCCAACGCCAATAACGGTCCAGAAAGCATCAACAAATGCTTCACCAGCTTTTTTATACTCTTTAAGTCCGTTGTGATAACCAGCAACAATGACTGTTCCGATTGAAAGCCCTTCAGCTGCTTTTAAAAACATCGTTAAAAAATTATCAACGATACCAGATACTGCATAAAGATTTGTAGATTTTAGATTGCAAATAAAATAACAATCAATGCAATACGGAAGAAAATAAATGATGAGTGCTGTGATGCATTCAGGATAAAAGTAACGTAAAATTCTAGAGTATGATAGTCCGCCATCAGTTTGAAATAAAGCAGAAACTCGCGATGTAACACTCAGTTTCATATGTCCCCAGTCTACATAAAAAGATTTTGTTGTGATTTATTTTTCATGAAGAAGCATAAACTTCGCTCCTTATCGCCCACCCCATACGACAAGCACTTATTAAGATACTCTCTTTCTTGCCCTGTTGCTATCCATTTTTTTGAAGCCCAATAGACTAAACCGCTCTCTTGAAATTTTGACGAAGGCTTAAAAACTCGTATTAATTCATCAAGTTGCAACGACGCTCGCGCTACAAAAAGGTCTACGAAAACTTCTGACTTCCTTAAAAATGTTCGCCAATCATCGGTATGAATCGATACGTTGTTGAGTCCTAGCTGCGCAACAACAAGTCCTAAGAAATAAACTTTTTTATTGTTAACTTC encodes the following:
- the gatC gene encoding Asp-tRNA(Asn)/Glu-tRNA(Gln) amidotransferase subunit GatC, whose protein sequence is MSKVTKEEVRKLAELTKVSFEEHELDGIIAQLNDVLAYAERVVQIAQQQVDMPSSKNVNCDRADVVIPTDIAPILAQAPQQEDNYFVVPKFLDN
- the rsmG gene encoding 16S rRNA (guanine(527)-N(7))-methyltransferase RsmG, with translation MTSYFVDLEEQIIWNSFVEKFSINEHQAQQFKQYFDLIVQENQKYNITAITGVREIILDHFYDSLSLILFYDMKKIQSLADVGSGGGFPGIPLAIMCPEVQVHLIEVNNKKVYFLGLVVAQLGLNNVSIHTDDWRTFLRKSEVFVDLFVARASLQLDELIRVFKPSSKFQESGLVYWASKKWIATGQEREYLNKCLSYGVGDKERSLCFFMKNKSQQNLFM
- the gatA gene encoding Asp-tRNA(Asn)/Glu-tRNA(Gln) amidotransferase subunit GatA translates to MNDLSFATIQELKQGLENKSFSSPELLEFFLQKFQQHDDSIKSAIEIFDKKSILEKQQQGGLLSGIPGIIKDNICQQGRITSCASKMLENYRATYDATVIERLKNEGALLVGRANLDEFAMGSSTETSAFFKTKNPWNLSCVPGGSSGGSIAAVAAGMVPWALGSETGGSVRHPAAFCGIVGFKPTYGSVSRYGLIAYASSLDQVGIATRTVYDSALVYSAIAGHDPKDASTLKELTKKDYTTQLDGTLPKNLRIGIVKTAFETPGLDPQVKQLTQDAIETLRIAGATVHEIELPTLEYSAATYFIISRAEAASNLARFDGVRYGYRSKDAKDLQELYINSRSEGFGKEVKVRMLIGNYVLSAGYAGRYYHNAQKVQDLIRQDFAKAFAKVDVLMMPSQASPAFEFGKFDNNKLQMDLQDYFLCPANLAG
- a CDS encoding MATE family efflux transporter; amino-acid sequence: MKLSVTSRVSALFQTDGGLSYSRILRYFYPECITALIIYFLPYCIDCYFICNLKSTNLYAVSGIVDNFLTMFLKAAEGLSIGTVIVAGYHNGLKEYKKAGEAFVDAFWTVIGVGALVSVTLYFMVSAICHFNNFSPDMIDQGIPYLQIKSASIFFMFIYFALVGFLRAIKNTFVPMVVFAIGSVIFVLVDYLLIFGAYGFPQMCLLGSAVASLAQYLSMSVIMFIYLAYTKNHEKYGLSFLTKNISFCRIKQLLMFSIPVLIDKVSIAFAYAWLGSCMSHMGPMAGAAFSSVKLMERFAFLPAIAFAQVITFLVSNDVGGGRWKDIHANIKRVVIMAVLFVGIIVIVGSMWPYVFVNLFDRNREFGHLVATIFPALSILILIDLLQLILSAALRGAGDVKTVMITRVAIIAGFFIPSTYIIAMFPFKTLVSKMLVTYAAFLIGNGLMSIVYVFRLRQKHWKKQNEKVVCDE